Proteins encoded within one genomic window of Polyodon spathula isolate WHYD16114869_AA chromosome 32, ASM1765450v1, whole genome shotgun sequence:
- the LOC121303451 gene encoding uncharacterized protein LOC121303451, producing MDQNPAAVVLPIVLCLCSAGTQPLPDEHVYIRKGDTVHLHCKKRHSVIRESVRWYFTASAGNRSKLYALENDKAQFGPAMEHDRIKMFLNSSLSIQDVRAEDAGVYECCFCSNKSKQCSTVKNVSLFVLQIVSEPPSGDTVVLHSNLSLQCFVACNRLNAVCNQSLARLVFTWRNHIGSQIETSRERRYSVESAGGTSYLRFQVKQSDHERKLKCVLSVDSKERAFAEYQVFITAAVLEPNTTETVYVAEGEFVQLPCVGISNRTEGRHVEWSFQATGDQSQTHLNVSAPAHPTVNPRERVSLLPNASLLIQGVQRPDTGTYHCRRDQQEKYHMLTVCVLTVKANTSSPVSKGTEVTVSCSLLCDHTPQDAVLQWMDSNGTLLESHTTLSTGPSAELVIPSAYNTTLRCRLQVKEQERASVEYTIHVTEEQNRIASNQTVLLPVLLGLAAVCVVIAAILILLFRGRRTRDKEDGVLGVELNATHQASQVKEEECEIHYAALEIRQPARERRREMIQEEVIYCLTVKN from the exons ATGGATCAGAACCCTGCAGCTGTTGTTCTCCCCATAGTACTGTGTCTATGTTCAGCAGGGACCCAGCCTCTACCAG ATGAACATGTGTACATCAGGAAAGGGGATACTGTTCACTTGCATTGTAAAAAAAGACATTCAGTGATTAGAGAATCAGTGCGATGGTATTTCACTGCGTCAGCTGGCAATCGTTCTAAATTATATGCTCTTGAAAATGATAAAGCCCAATTCGGCCCAGCAATGGAGCACGACAGAATAAAGATGTTCCTCAACTCCTCTCTCTCCATACAAGATGTCAGAGCAGAAGATGCTGGAGTGTATGAGTGCTGTTTCTGTTCGAATAAAAGCAAACAGTGCAGCACAGTGAAAAATGTctcattgtttgttttgcaga TTGTCAGCGAGCCCCCCAGTGGTGACACTGTGGTGTTGCATTCCAATCTGTCTTTGCAATGTTTTGTTGCATGCAACAGATTGAATGCTGTATGCAATCAAAGCCTTGCTAGATTGGTGTTCACCTGGAGAAACCACATTGGGAGTCAGATTGAGACAAGCAGGGAGCGGCGGTACTCTGTTGAGTCTGCAGGTGGCACTTCCTACCTGCGCTTTCAGGTGAAGCAATCGGACCATGAGAggaaattgaaatgtgttttatcgGTGGACAGCAAGGAAAGAGCATTCGCCGAGTATCAAGTATTCATAACAG CTGCAGTGTTGGAGCCCAATACCACAGAGACAGTGTACGTCGCGGAGGGAGAATTCGTTCAGCTTCCCTGTGTTGGGATATCAAACCGAACGGAAGGCAGGCATGTGGAATGGTCATTTCAAGCGACTGGGGATCAGAGCCAAACCCATCTCAATGTGTCTGCACCAGCGCACCCCACAGTCAACCccagagagagagtgagtctgCTGCCCAATGCTTCCCTTCTCATCCAGGGAGTGCAGAGGCCCGACACAGGCACTTACCACTGCAGGAGGGACCAGCAAGAGAAATACCACatgcttactgtgtgtgttttaacag TGAAAGCGAACACGTCTAGTCCTGTTTCTAAAGGCACAGAGGTCACTGTGAGCTGCTCCCTGCTCTGTGATCACACTCCCCAGGACGCTGTGCTTCAGTGGATGGACAGTAATGGGACCCTGCTGGAATCACACACAACTCTTTCTACTGGTCCCAGTGCAGAGCTGGTGATTCCCAGTGCCTACAATACGACCCTGAGGTGCCGATTACAAGTTAAAGAACAAGAGAGAGCCAGCGTGGAATACACCATACATG TAACAGAAGAGCAGAACAGGATTGCGAGCAATCAGACTGTCCTCCTCCCTGTGCTGTTGGGACTAGCTGCTGTTTGTGTAGTGATCGCTGCCATCTTAATCCTGCTTTTTAGAGGCAGAAGAACTAGAGACAAag AAGATGGAGTTCTTGGTGTTGAGCTGAATGCCACACACCAAGCAAGCCAAGTCAAAGAG GAAGAATGTGAAATTCACTACGCCGCTCTAGAAATTAGACAGCCAGCCAGAGAACGGAGGAGAGAAATGATCCAAGAGgaagttatttattgtttaactGTGAAAAATTAA